Proteins encoded by one window of Roseibium sp. Sym1:
- a CDS encoding NfeD family protein yields the protein MSLIESTIEALGPWSWFVLGLLLLGLEILAPGTIFLWFGLSAIVVGIVSLVYDFAWQIDVSLFIVLSLVSLLIGRRLMIRLISEKGDPGLNQRGSRYVGREFTLATPLSEGAGNLSIDDTIWRITGPDLPAGTKVRVESIDGVRLVVTRAE from the coding sequence GTGAGCCTGATTGAAAGCACGATCGAGGCGCTCGGACCCTGGAGCTGGTTTGTCCTGGGCCTCCTCCTTCTGGGTCTCGAGATCCTCGCGCCCGGAACGATTTTCCTCTGGTTCGGCCTGTCGGCTATTGTCGTCGGGATTGTGTCGCTGGTGTACGATTTCGCCTGGCAGATCGACGTCAGCCTGTTCATTGTCCTGTCGCTGGTCAGTCTTCTGATCGGCCGCAGGCTGATGATCCGTCTGATCTCCGAAAAAGGCGACCCCGGCCTCAATCAGCGCGGCAGCCGCTATGTCGGCCGGGAATTCACGCTTGCGACGCCCTTGAGCGAAGGGGCCGGGAACCTCTCCATCGACGATACGATCTGGCGGATCACCGGCCCGGACCTGCCGGCGGGAACGAAGGTGCGCGTTGAATCCATCGACGGTGTCAGACTGGTGGTGACACGCGCCGAGTGA
- a CDS encoding ABC transporter ATP-binding protein — translation MALLDVEQPGSGPQQETAETILSVNNIEVIYDHVILVLKGVSLTVPKGGIVALLGANGAGKTTTLKAVSNLLGAERGEVTKGKILFDNEEVQALSPNDLVRRGCIQVMEGRHCFGHLSIEENLLTGAYTRKDGYGAVKKDLEMVYEYFPRLRERRQSQAGYTSGGEQQMCAIGRALMSRPKMILLDEPSMGLAPQLVEEIFEIVRQLNQNEGVSFLLAEQNTNVALKYATYGYILESGRIVLDGDAKALRENEDVKEFYLGVGGEGRRSFRNVKHYKRRKRWLA, via the coding sequence ATGGCACTTTTGGATGTAGAACAGCCCGGTTCGGGGCCTCAACAGGAGACGGCGGAAACGATCCTGTCGGTGAACAATATCGAGGTCATCTACGACCACGTGATCCTCGTCCTGAAGGGGGTTTCGCTGACGGTTCCCAAGGGCGGCATCGTGGCGCTGCTGGGCGCCAACGGCGCCGGCAAGACGACAACGCTGAAAGCCGTCTCCAACCTTCTGGGCGCGGAACGCGGCGAAGTCACCAAGGGCAAGATCCTGTTCGACAACGAGGAGGTCCAGGCCCTGTCGCCGAACGATCTGGTCCGGCGCGGTTGCATCCAGGTGATGGAAGGCCGGCACTGTTTCGGCCACCTTTCGATCGAAGAGAATTTGCTGACCGGAGCCTATACCCGCAAGGACGGATACGGCGCGGTCAAGAAAGACCTGGAAATGGTCTATGAGTATTTCCCGCGCCTGCGCGAAAGGCGCCAGAGCCAGGCGGGCTATACCTCCGGCGGCGAACAGCAGATGTGCGCGATCGGCCGCGCCCTGATGAGCCGGCCGAAAATGATCCTGCTGGACGAACCGAGCATGGGCCTTGCGCCGCAGCTTGTGGAAGAGATCTTCGAGATCGTGCGTCAGCTCAACCAGAACGAGGGCGTGTCCTTCCTGCTGGCGGAGCAGAACACCAACGTGGCGCTGAAATACGCCACCTACGGCTATATCCTCGAATCCGGCCGCATCGTGCTCGACGGCGATGCCAAGGCGCTCAGGGAGAACGAGGACGTCAAGGAATTCTATCTGGGTGTCGGCGGCGAGGGCCGCCGCTCGTTCCGGAACGTGAAACACTACAAACGAAGGAAGCGCTGGCTGGCCTGA
- a CDS encoding KpsF/GutQ family sugar-phosphate isomerase: protein MTSQSLVSAERTLETEIAGLSAVRAALKNGLAAPFQQTCELIQKSPGRVIVTGIGKSGHIGTKIAASLASTGTPAFFVHASEASHGDLGMITENDVVLALSWSGETQELAGIVSYTRRFKVSLVAITSRQDSTLGRAADIVMKLPSVAEACPHGLAPTTSALIQLAIGDALAVALLEGRGFTAQDFRVFHPGGRLGASLKSAKDIMHTGERMPIVSADTPMSEGIVLMTQRGFGVLGVVDELRQLTGIITDGDLRRHVSSNLLDKTAGEIMTRSPKTVSLDTLSASILELVNSLSITSVFVIEDGRPVGIVHLHDLLRIGAA from the coding sequence ATGACCTCCCAAAGTCTGGTGTCCGCGGAAAGGACCCTGGAAACGGAGATTGCCGGTCTGAGCGCAGTACGCGCTGCCCTGAAAAACGGTCTTGCCGCCCCCTTCCAGCAAACCTGCGAGCTCATTCAGAAGAGCCCGGGCCGTGTCATCGTGACGGGCATCGGCAAGAGCGGCCATATCGGCACCAAGATCGCCGCCAGCCTGGCGTCGACCGGAACACCGGCCTTTTTCGTCCACGCCAGCGAAGCCAGCCACGGCGATCTCGGCATGATCACGGAAAACGATGTGGTGCTTGCCCTGTCCTGGTCCGGGGAAACCCAGGAGCTTGCCGGGATCGTGAGTTACACGCGCCGATTCAAGGTCTCGCTCGTGGCAATCACGTCTCGCCAGGACAGCACGCTCGGCCGGGCGGCCGACATCGTCATGAAGTTGCCGAGTGTCGCCGAAGCATGTCCGCACGGGCTTGCACCGACGACCTCCGCGCTGATCCAGCTGGCCATCGGCGACGCTCTCGCCGTTGCGCTTCTCGAAGGCCGCGGCTTCACGGCGCAGGACTTCCGCGTGTTCCATCCCGGAGGTCGCCTGGGCGCGAGCCTGAAGTCCGCCAAGGACATCATGCACACCGGAGAGCGGATGCCGATCGTTTCGGCCGACACACCCATGAGCGAAGGCATCGTGCTGATGACGCAACGCGGCTTCGGTGTTCTCGGGGTCGTCGACGAACTGCGGCAGCTGACCGGCATCATCACCGACGGTGACTTGCGCCGCCACGTCTCCTCAAATCTGCTGGACAAGACCGCCGGCGAGATCATGACGCGTTCGCCGAAGACGGTTTCCCTCGACACCCTGTCCGCCTCGATCCTGGAGCTGGTCAACAGCCTGTCGATCACATCCGTCTTTGTCATCGAGGACGGACGTCCTGTCGGCATCGTACACCTGCATGATCTGTTGCGGATCGGCGCCGCCTGA
- a CDS encoding motility protein A, which translates to MDLATLIGIIGAFGVVITAVFLGGSFTQFVDIPSILIVFGGGLAATLIRFQLSDVIAAFVTGFKIALAGKSASPRDLISEITNLGEIVRKSGPLGLENVDVSDPNLAKGVQYIADGYELEFIKESMERERDLQLSRLSEGRRVFKALGDSAPAFGMIGTLVGLVQMLANMDDPAAIGPSMAVALLTTLYGALVSNIICLPLVDKLDAKFDVDDLNQTLIIDGVCQIRESKSPALIKEMLIAYLPEKARAELVDAA; encoded by the coding sequence ATGGATCTGGCGACATTAATCGGTATTATCGGCGCATTCGGCGTCGTGATCACCGCCGTTTTTCTCGGCGGCAGCTTTACGCAATTCGTCGACATACCCTCGATCCTGATCGTGTTCGGCGGCGGCCTCGCGGCCACACTCATCCGCTTTCAGCTGTCCGACGTCATCGCCGCCTTCGTGACCGGCTTCAAGATCGCTCTTGCCGGCAAGAGCGCCAGTCCGCGCGACCTGATCTCCGAAATCACCAACCTGGGTGAAATCGTGCGCAAGTCCGGCCCTCTGGGCCTGGAAAACGTCGACGTCTCCGATCCGAATCTCGCCAAGGGCGTTCAATACATCGCCGATGGTTACGAGCTGGAATTCATCAAGGAATCGATGGAGCGTGAGCGCGACCTGCAACTGTCGCGCCTGTCGGAAGGCCGGCGTGTGTTCAAGGCGCTCGGCGATTCGGCACCGGCCTTCGGCATGATCGGGACACTGGTCGGCCTGGTGCAGATGCTGGCCAACATGGACGATCCGGCCGCCATCGGCCCCTCCATGGCCGTCGCGCTGCTGACGACGCTGTACGGTGCGCTCGTGTCCAACATCATCTGTCTGCCGCTGGTGGACAAGCTGGACGCCAAGTTTGACGTGGACGACCTCAATCAGACGCTGATCATCGATGGTGTTTGCCAGATCCGCGAATCGAAGAGCCCGGCCTTGATCAAGGAAATGCTGATCGCCTACCTGCCGGAAAAGGCGCGCGCCGAACTGGTCGACGCGGCGTAG
- a CDS encoding phenylacetate--CoA ligase family protein — MSDTQFDARERQDPALREQDLFARLPDLIAHAVAKSPGWASHLAGHDPAIVTGRKALAGLPVLRKSDLMEKQRANPPFGGFLAGDLAGAARVFMSPGPIWEPQAPGLDPWNGARSLFAAGIRKGDVVLNAFSYHLTPGGFILDQGAIALGCTVFPAGVGNSDTQVEAIEVLKPTAFVGTPDYLKVLLDRGREQGKDVSSIKKALVSGGALFPSLRQEYEDQGITVGQCYATADLGVIAYETGARDGMVVNEDYIVEIVRPGTGEPVPDGEVGELVVTNFNSLYPLIRFATGDLSRIVPGQSACGRTNMRLAGWMGRADQRTKVKGMFVDPAQVAQIVAAHPEVGKARLAVSRQGETDAMTLTVETEVTGNGLSERIAATLRDVTRLKGEVLLVPPGDLPNDGKVIADEREYG; from the coding sequence ATGAGCGATACGCAGTTTGACGCGCGCGAGCGGCAGGACCCCGCTCTGCGCGAGCAGGATCTTTTTGCCCGCTTGCCGGACCTGATTGCCCATGCGGTCGCAAAGTCACCGGGCTGGGCGTCGCATCTCGCGGGGCACGATCCCGCTATCGTGACCGGCCGGAAGGCTCTGGCCGGCCTGCCGGTGCTGCGCAAGTCCGACCTGATGGAAAAGCAACGCGCCAATCCGCCTTTCGGAGGCTTCCTGGCCGGAGACCTTGCGGGCGCGGCGCGGGTGTTCATGTCTCCGGGGCCGATCTGGGAACCCCAGGCGCCGGGCCTTGATCCGTGGAACGGAGCACGCAGCCTGTTCGCCGCCGGTATTCGCAAGGGCGATGTGGTGCTCAACGCCTTCTCCTACCACCTGACGCCGGGCGGCTTCATTCTCGACCAGGGCGCGATCGCGCTCGGTTGCACGGTCTTTCCGGCCGGTGTCGGCAACAGCGATACCCAGGTAGAGGCGATCGAGGTCTTGAAGCCGACCGCCTTTGTCGGCACGCCCGACTATCTCAAGGTCCTCCTGGACCGCGGCCGGGAACAGGGGAAAGATGTTTCCTCCATCAAGAAAGCCCTTGTTTCCGGCGGCGCTCTTTTCCCCTCGCTCAGGCAGGAATACGAGGACCAGGGCATCACCGTCGGCCAGTGCTACGCGACCGCCGATCTCGGTGTCATCGCCTATGAGACCGGCGCCCGGGACGGCATGGTGGTCAACGAGGACTATATCGTCGAGATCGTCCGTCCGGGCACCGGCGAGCCTGTGCCCGACGGCGAGGTCGGCGAACTGGTGGTGACCAATTTCAACAGCCTTTATCCGCTGATCCGGTTTGCCACCGGAGATCTGTCCAGGATCGTTCCCGGCCAGTCCGCCTGCGGGCGCACAAACATGCGTCTTGCCGGCTGGATGGGGCGGGCCGACCAACGCACCAAGGTCAAGGGCATGTTCGTCGATCCGGCACAGGTCGCCCAGATCGTGGCCGCGCATCCGGAGGTCGGCAAGGCGCGCCTTGCCGTCAGCCGCCAGGGCGAGACCGATGCCATGACCCTGACCGTCGAGACGGAGGTGACCGGCAACGGGTTGTCGGAGCGCATCGCCGCGACCCTGCGCGACGTGACCCGTCTCAAGGGCGAGGTGCTGCTGGTCCCTCCGGGCGACCTGCCCAATGACGGCAAGGTCATTGCCGACGAGCGGGAATACGGCTGA
- a CDS encoding outer membrane beta-barrel protein: protein MPAAGQTALGDLRGSDDPEGAREAEDTVDEAVDPNPTQADVYSLRSTLNAANAETGSSGLGTAGRVTPVRPFSDRIAAVSRSVPLSGGGIDDSVFGGDTTFDAAQGIRLGSFTFTPQVTLSGGWTDNRAQSSSGTPGGLYRIAPDLSLTSDWSRHELDLSLRGSYTGYPGDADDNQASVFAAGNLRLDISEATQVTTSVSYSYTQEEDGSAESTSSGNDQNQSISGDLSGTRAIGIVAATASLGVDRNTYFADSGSESGRDNTLYSAGLRLDGNTGSVVTPFVEGALLLRRYDQACSDSLCEKRNADGYEVKAGVTIASGPKLTGELGAGWRIENIEDSRLDALSGLVLDASLVWSPSRLTTVTAGLGTDFSATDIDGASGSIIYSGDLRLAHGFSDRLVAETGLGYSYRTYEGVSIEERTLTGFGGVTFALTQNVALTADYTHRRFDSSQDGSDYTENAVEAGLRFRH from the coding sequence GTGCCTGCGGCCGGGCAGACGGCGCTTGGCGACTTGCGCGGCAGCGATGACCCGGAAGGCGCACGGGAAGCGGAAGACACGGTCGACGAGGCCGTGGACCCCAATCCCACGCAGGCCGATGTCTATTCGCTGCGCAGCACGCTCAACGCGGCCAACGCGGAAACAGGCTCGAGCGGCCTGGGCACGGCCGGGCGTGTCACTCCAGTGCGTCCGTTCTCCGACAGGATTGCAGCCGTCAGCCGGTCGGTTCCCTTGTCGGGTGGCGGGATCGACGACAGCGTCTTCGGCGGCGACACGACCTTCGACGCGGCGCAAGGTATCCGGCTCGGTTCGTTCACGTTCACGCCCCAGGTGACGCTGTCCGGAGGCTGGACGGACAACAGGGCCCAGTCCTCGTCCGGAACGCCGGGCGGGCTTTACAGGATTGCCCCGGACCTTTCCCTGACATCGGACTGGTCGCGACACGAGCTGGACCTATCGTTGCGCGGGTCCTACACGGGCTATCCCGGCGACGCCGACGACAACCAAGCCAGTGTCTTTGCCGCCGGCAACCTGAGGCTTGATATCAGCGAAGCGACCCAGGTGACGACCAGCGTCAGCTACAGCTACACCCAGGAAGAAGACGGCAGCGCGGAATCCACGTCTTCCGGTAATGACCAGAACCAGAGTATTTCCGGCGATCTCAGCGGGACTCGGGCTATTGGCATTGTCGCGGCGACGGCCTCGCTCGGCGTCGACCGCAACACCTACTTTGCCGACAGCGGATCGGAAAGCGGGCGGGACAACACGCTTTATTCGGCGGGCCTGAGGCTTGACGGAAACACCGGCAGCGTCGTGACGCCCTTTGTCGAGGGTGCGCTGCTGCTCCGGCGTTATGACCAGGCCTGCAGCGACAGCCTGTGTGAAAAGCGCAATGCCGACGGCTATGAGGTCAAGGCCGGTGTCACCATCGCGTCCGGACCCAAACTGACCGGGGAACTCGGCGCGGGCTGGCGGATCGAGAACATAGAGGACAGCCGCCTGGATGCCCTCTCCGGGCTTGTGCTCGACGCGTCCCTGGTCTGGTCGCCGAGCCGCCTGACGACGGTGACCGCGGGTCTGGGCACGGATTTCTCCGCCACGGACATTGACGGTGCCAGCGGGTCGATTATCTATTCCGGGGATCTGAGGCTTGCCCATGGCTTCAGTGACCGCCTCGTTGCCGAAACCGGGCTCGGCTACAGCTACCGGACCTATGAAGGCGTTTCCATCGAGGAGCGTACCTTGACCGGGTTCGGAGGTGTCACTTTTGCACTGACACAGAACGTCGCGCTGACGGCGGATTACACCCACCGCCGGTTCGACAGCTCGCAGGATGGCAGCGATTATACCGAGAACGCGGTTGAAGCCGGGCTCAGATTCCGGCATTAA
- a CDS encoding ABC transporter substrate-binding protein — MRNFKQLALGTAVALGVGLTGAMTTAVQAQDANYVPLLTYRTGPYAGSGIHIANGMHDYLKMLNERDGGIGGVKLVTEECETGYNAQKGVECYEATKGKGALVYNPYSTGITLQLIPKASVDKIPVLSMGYGLSAAADGQTFPWIFNVPDTYWDGASVVIKYIGEQEGGLENLKGKKIGYIFLDAGYGREPIPLLEQLAEKYGFELLQYPVPGAEMQNQSSQWLNVRRDRPDYMVMWGWGAMNPTAIKEAVKIRFPMDKFIGVWWSAGDDDAAAGGEGAKGYKAMNFSGVGSDFPALDDIKKHVVDAGLSSTDAETIGGTLYNRGVLNSVIIAEGIRTAQELTGKKVITGEDMRMGLEALNLDEARLEELGLKGFAHPMKVTCEDHAGSHPVFIQEWDGKQWQQASGWIEPMTDLVRPLLEKAAAEYAEKNAPWPARTEPCPN; from the coding sequence ATGAGGAACTTCAAGCAACTTGCGCTGGGAACCGCCGTTGCCCTCGGGGTCGGTCTGACCGGCGCCATGACGACAGCGGTTCAGGCCCAGGACGCCAACTACGTACCGCTGCTGACCTATCGGACCGGGCCCTATGCCGGTTCCGGCATCCACATCGCCAACGGCATGCATGATTACCTGAAAATGCTCAACGAGCGCGATGGCGGCATCGGTGGCGTCAAGCTGGTCACCGAGGAATGCGAGACCGGCTACAATGCCCAGAAAGGCGTCGAGTGCTACGAAGCCACCAAGGGCAAGGGCGCACTGGTCTACAACCCGTATTCCACGGGCATCACCCTGCAGCTCATCCCGAAGGCAAGTGTCGACAAGATCCCGGTGCTCTCGATGGGCTACGGCCTGTCGGCCGCCGCTGACGGCCAGACCTTTCCGTGGATCTTCAACGTGCCGGACACCTACTGGGACGGCGCGTCCGTGGTCATCAAGTATATCGGTGAGCAGGAAGGCGGACTGGAAAACCTGAAGGGCAAGAAGATCGGTTACATCTTCCTGGATGCCGGCTATGGCCGCGAGCCGATCCCGCTGCTGGAACAGCTGGCCGAGAAATACGGCTTCGAACTGCTGCAGTATCCGGTGCCGGGTGCCGAAATGCAGAACCAGTCGTCGCAGTGGCTGAATGTGCGCCGGGACCGTCCGGACTACATGGTCATGTGGGGCTGGGGTGCGATGAACCCGACCGCCATCAAGGAAGCCGTCAAGATCCGCTTCCCGATGGACAAGTTCATCGGCGTGTGGTGGTCCGCGGGCGATGACGATGCCGCGGCCGGCGGCGAAGGCGCCAAGGGCTACAAGGCCATGAACTTCTCCGGCGTCGGTTCCGATTTCCCGGCACTCGACGACATCAAGAAGCATGTCGTCGATGCGGGACTGTCGTCGACAGACGCGGAAACCATTGGCGGCACGCTCTACAACCGCGGTGTCCTGAACTCCGTGATCATCGCCGAGGGCATCCGCACCGCGCAGGAGCTGACCGGCAAGAAGGTCATCACCGGTGAAGACATGCGCATGGGCCTGGAAGCGCTCAACCTGGACGAAGCCCGCCTGGAAGAGCTTGGCCTGAAAGGCTTTGCCCATCCGATGAAGGTGACCTGTGAAGACCATGCAGGCAGCCACCCGGTCTTCATCCAGGAGTGGGACGGCAAGCAATGGCAGCAGGCGTCGGGCTGGATCGAGCCGATGACCGACCTGGTCCGTCCGCTGCTTGAAAAAGCCGCTGCGGAATATGCCGAAAAGAATGCGCCGTGGCCGGCGCGTACCGAACCCTGCCCGAACTGA
- the hemH gene encoding ferrochelatase → MTVQPSAPVTATQEAEFRKLQLPNDHPSVKSGKVGVLLVNLGTPDATDYWPMRRYLREFLSDKRVIEWPRAIWYPILYGIVLMTRPGKSGKAYEEIWNHEKNESPLRTITRNQSDKLAEMLGDSDGRLTVDWAMRYGQPSIPDKLKALKDAGCDRILVYPLYPQYSATTTATVNDVVCKTLLKMRWQPAIRTVPPYHDDPVYVTALAKSVEQHLESLDFKPDVVLTSYHGIPQSYFHRGDPYHCHCMKTTRLMREVLGWDKEKLRVTFQSRFGPEEWLQPYTDKTVEKLAKDGVKNIAVMNPGFVADCLETLEEIAGEAAEIFEEHGGENFSHIPCLNDSDLGMDVIASVVRRELGGWI, encoded by the coding sequence ATGACCGTTCAGCCGTCCGCCCCCGTGACCGCGACCCAGGAAGCCGAGTTCAGGAAACTGCAGCTGCCGAACGACCATCCGTCCGTCAAGAGCGGCAAGGTGGGCGTGCTGCTGGTCAATCTGGGGACGCCGGATGCCACGGACTACTGGCCGATGCGCCGGTATCTGCGCGAATTCCTGTCCGACAAACGTGTCATCGAGTGGCCCCGGGCGATCTGGTACCCGATCCTCTACGGCATCGTGCTGATGACGCGGCCCGGCAAATCCGGCAAGGCTTACGAAGAAATCTGGAATCACGAGAAAAACGAGTCGCCTCTCCGGACGATCACGCGCAACCAGTCGGACAAGCTTGCCGAAATGCTGGGTGACAGCGACGGCCGGCTGACGGTCGACTGGGCCATGCGCTACGGTCAGCCGTCGATCCCCGACAAGCTCAAGGCGCTGAAGGACGCGGGTTGCGACCGGATCCTGGTCTATCCGCTTTATCCGCAATATTCGGCGACGACCACGGCGACCGTGAACGATGTCGTGTGCAAGACACTGCTGAAGATGCGCTGGCAGCCGGCGATCCGCACGGTGCCGCCCTACCATGACGATCCGGTCTATGTGACGGCGCTGGCGAAGTCGGTCGAGCAGCATCTGGAAAGCCTCGACTTCAAACCGGACGTGGTGCTGACCTCGTATCATGGCATTCCGCAATCCTATTTCCATCGCGGCGACCCCTATCATTGCCACTGCATGAAGACGACGCGGCTGATGCGCGAGGTGCTCGGCTGGGACAAGGAGAAGCTCCGGGTGACATTCCAGTCCCGTTTCGGGCCGGAGGAATGGCTGCAGCCCTACACGGACAAGACCGTCGAAAAACTCGCCAAAGACGGGGTCAAGAACATCGCCGTGATGAACCCCGGATTTGTCGCCGATTGTCTGGAAACCCTGGAAGAAATTGCCGGTGAGGCCGCAGAGATCTTCGAGGAACATGGCGGCGAGAATTTCAGCCACATTCCCTGTCTCAACGACAGCGACCTGGGCATGGACGTGATTGCCAGTGTGGTCAGGCGGGAACTGGGCGGCTGGATCTGA
- a CDS encoding SPFH domain-containing protein: MPIAGFDIVLIGLVVLVILVFFAGVKTVPQGYNYTIERFGKYRKTLTPGLNFIIPFIDRVGHKLNMMEQVLDVPTQEVITRDNATVSADGVTFYQVLDAARAAYEVLGLQNAILNLTMTNIRSVMGSMDLDALLSNRDEINAKILRVVDAAAEPWGIKITRIEIKDINPPRDLVDAMARQMKAEREKRAYILEAEGKRQSEILKAEGEKQALILEAEGRRESAFRDAEAREREAEAEAKATQMVSAAIASGDVQAINYFVANKYVEAFKELATSRNQKTLILPMEATSLLGALSGIGEIAKEAFGDDMGGARASSRIPNTGAGEGGPER, encoded by the coding sequence ATGCCCATAGCTGGATTCGATATTGTCCTGATCGGCCTGGTGGTGCTGGTCATCCTGGTATTCTTCGCCGGGGTGAAGACCGTCCCCCAAGGATACAACTATACCATCGAGCGTTTCGGGAAATACCGGAAGACCCTCACTCCGGGCCTCAATTTCATCATTCCGTTCATCGACCGTGTCGGCCACAAGCTGAACATGATGGAGCAGGTGCTCGACGTTCCGACGCAGGAGGTCATCACCCGGGACAACGCAACGGTCAGCGCCGATGGTGTCACCTTCTACCAGGTGCTTGATGCCGCCCGGGCCGCCTATGAAGTTCTGGGTCTGCAGAACGCCATACTCAACCTGACGATGACCAACATCCGCTCGGTGATGGGGTCCATGGATCTCGATGCGCTTTTGTCCAACCGCGACGAGATCAATGCCAAGATCCTGCGCGTGGTCGATGCGGCCGCCGAGCCCTGGGGCATCAAGATCACCCGAATCGAGATCAAGGACATCAACCCGCCGCGCGACCTCGTCGACGCCATGGCGCGTCAGATGAAGGCGGAACGCGAAAAGCGGGCCTATATCCTGGAAGCGGAAGGCAAGCGGCAGTCGGAAATCCTGAAGGCCGAAGGCGAAAAACAGGCCCTCATCCTGGAAGCTGAAGGCCGGCGCGAATCCGCGTTCCGCGATGCGGAAGCCCGTGAGCGCGAAGCAGAAGCCGAAGCCAAGGCGACACAGATGGTCAGCGCGGCGATCGCGTCGGGCGACGTTCAGGCGATCAACTATTTTGTTGCCAACAAGTATGTTGAAGCCTTTAAGGAGCTGGCGACGTCGCGCAACCAGAAGACCTTGATCCTGCCCATGGAGGCCACGTCCCTTCTCGGTGCGCTCAGCGGGATCGGTGAAATCGCCAAGGAAGCCTTTGGCGACGACATGGGCGGCGCCCGGGCCTCCTCCCGGATTCCGAATACCGGTGCGGGCGAGGGAGGTCCGGAACGGTGA
- a CDS encoding OmpA/MotB family protein — MAKKKKPQSGGGAPDWLVTFADLMSLLVCFFVLIISFSIQDKEKLQVVAGSMREAFGVKDTSRKTGIIEVEGIPIRDYMKDISQVEQENDSDFSQERHEKRRKQGPEANTHDTLEADIEKPRQFATAAASLRQAWQEMPEITEISSNIILEETEEGLNIMLVDQDGRSMFREGSKYPYETTRRLIAKMAPVLAQMPNRVEITGHTTAGQLSANPSYTGWDLSSERANVARQILAEYGVQDDQFFAVVGKADTEPLFPNDPYLAANRRIGILLKAEEPPLPAGHKP, encoded by the coding sequence ATGGCCAAGAAGAAAAAACCTCAAAGCGGCGGCGGCGCACCGGACTGGCTGGTGACGTTCGCCGACCTGATGTCCCTGCTTGTGTGTTTCTTCGTCCTGATCATTTCCTTTTCCATTCAGGACAAGGAAAAGCTTCAGGTCGTGGCCGGGTCGATGCGCGAGGCCTTCGGCGTCAAGGACACGTCCCGCAAGACCGGCATCATCGAGGTCGAGGGCATCCCCATTCGCGACTACATGAAGGACATCAGCCAGGTCGAACAGGAAAACGACTCCGACTTTTCCCAGGAGCGTCACGAGAAGAGACGCAAGCAGGGACCGGAAGCCAACACCCACGACACCCTGGAAGCGGACATCGAAAAGCCGCGCCAGTTTGCCACCGCGGCCGCCTCCTTGCGCCAGGCCTGGCAGGAGATGCCGGAAATCACCGAGATTTCCAGCAACATTATCCTTGAGGAAACCGAGGAAGGGCTGAACATCATGCTGGTCGACCAGGACGGCCGGTCAATGTTCCGCGAAGGCTCCAAATACCCTTACGAAACGACCCGGCGCCTCATCGCCAAGATGGCTCCGGTGCTTGCCCAGATGCCCAACCGGGTCGAGATAACGGGCCACACGACCGCCGGGCAACTGTCGGCAAATCCGAGTTACACCGGCTGGGACCTGTCAAGCGAACGCGCCAACGTCGCCCGGCAGATCCTCGCCGAATACGGCGTGCAGGACGACCAGTTCTTTGCCGTTGTCGGCAAGGCGGACACGGAACCGCTGTTTCCGAACGACCCGTATCTCGCGGCGAACCGCCGGATCGGCATCCTGCTCAAGGCCGAGGAACCGCCACTCCCCGCGGGCCACAAGCCCTGA